CAGCGCTGAAGAATAGGTCATGCTCGGGTCGAGCCATTTTTCATAGAAGGCATTGCCGAGATCGTAATGGGCGGAAATGTTCTTCCTGGCCTGCGACTTTGTATTTGACCGGAACAGGTGCCGCAGCTTTTCAATGATGCTCGCAATGCCTTGCGCGCCGCTTGCAACATGATTTCCGATGTCGGTATTGACCAGGAAAAGCTCCAGGAAGGTCGGGATGTCCGGGCTTTCCCAGTCACCATCCATATAGCTTTCCGCAACGCCGATCGTCCCACGGCGGAACGCGCTATAGGGCAGGTTCCAGTTGTTGAGGGTGATTTCGGCGCGGGGTCCCGACTCCTGTCCCTCAATGCGGATATGCCTGCCGTCGGGCAAGTTCATGTCCAGGGCGCCGCGCCTCAGCTCGGAAATCGCCCGCAAGGCCAGTTGAGCCTTGAAGGGAAGGCCCCTGGAGATATCACCGACATTGTCTGCCGATACGATTTCTACTGCGTTTTTCACGCCTTCATTTTTGTCCGTGATGTTCATTCGAGTGCCTCCGGTGCGCCTCCAGACGATCCCGCTATGAATAATCGTTACAGACGGAACAATCATTCGTACGGAGCAGGCGCTACATCCACCCATATTGTTCATCCACCGGCACAGTTATGCAAGTGTGAAGAAACTTCAAGAGCTTAAGAAAACTGTGAGCAGTGGAATTAGCCGGTTATCTTTCGCGCCGGAACCGGAATTTCGGCATTGAACCCGGCATATGCGGGCCGGATTCAATGCTGTGTGACGCCAGGCTCAACTGACATGTGGCGGGCGCATTTCATGAATGGCCGCTCGAACACGCCGCCAGTTTTCCGCGTCTTCGACTTTGCCCTTCGCATCCAGGTCAATCGCTTTTTGCGCTGCTTCGGCTTCTGCACGGTCACCATGTGCGTCCAGAAGTTGACGGGCATGTTCGACAATCTTGGTGGCTTTCATCATCTCCTCCATTGCTGGATAGGTATCATGTTCCAACCGGAGCCGCAGATCTTGACGCAGGTCAATCTGTTGGTCATTGCCGCACCCTCATGGCGCGCGTGCCGGAAACAAACACGCCACTTGCGACCATAGGTCCGCTTCTCAGGCCTACTACCATTAGTTTAGGGCAGTGTTCGCACCGCCGCCACTAAGCATATAGCTGGCGGCATGCTCAAACGCCTCCTTTGCCGGCCGCGAACTCATCAGGATTCATGTGTTGAGCGGCGGGCTGTGATGTGGGATGACGTCATTGGCGCTAACTTGCGGAAACAGCGATTCAATGACGCAACAAAGGATACTGGAGAACGCCTTTGAAAAGGATATCGAGCACATTTGCGCTGCTGGTTCTGTCGACGCAGATCGCTTGGGCCGACCGACCTGTGACTGCTGAGGAGCATGCAAGGATCAATTCGGTGATTGCCGCCTTCGGCTGCTTTGCAACCGATATCGAGTTCGATGATGACGACAATCGATATGAGATTGACGACGCGGATTGTGGTGGCCGGGAGCGCTACGACATGGAGTTGAACACGTCATTTGAGATTGTTGACGGCGAGCGCCCGGTAACGCCGCTGGAAAGGCAATTGATCGACGCGGCGCTGGAGAAACTGGGCTGTAGCGGCGGGACCGCCGAGTTCGAATTTGACGACAAATATTTCGAGATTGAAGATGTAAGATGCGATGGCGGGCGCTATGAGGTGAAGTTGACCCAGGATTTCGACTTCATCCAGAAATCGCCGGACTAGCCATTGGCTTTGCCATGATCAACAGCAACAGCGCGGCTACCCGGACGTGGCCGCGACCAATTTGTACGTTCGATATGAGGCGCCGATTTCCGGCTGAGTGCGCGTAGCCGCTAGGTGTTGCCCGGAGGCGTAAACGGAATGAACTTTGGCGCTCCGGACACTGTCAGCTTGGCTGTTACCTGGCTGAGTTTCGCACGTTCAGTAACGCGCGGCTTTTCATAAGTTTTTTTCACGACTGTATCCCATCTGTTATGATATTTTTTAAACCAATACTTTCTTGGTACTTTCCGGTCAATGCTTCAGAATTTGTATCACTGAAGTTATCCCAAGAACCGTAGCGTTTGATATTGAACAGATGGTGGTCGACGGCCCATCATTTCTGAAAACCCGAAACGCCTACCTGGTATACGATGACCTGGGTTGCAGCGGCAAACGCTGCGCGGTGCAATCGGTCCCGGACTTCGGCCTCATCCGGAAATCGCTGGGCTAGCCCTCGGCACCCATTAGGCGAAAAAAGTCGCGGCCACCCGGAAGTGACCGCGATTGATTCAGAAGTTTGATAAAAGGCGCCGGTTTTAGACTAGGCGCGGATTGCAGCTAGCTGACTTCTTCAATCAGCGGAGGTATTGCAATCTTCCGCACACCAGACGCTGGCGCCACCAGGGCTGTCACCCGGCTGAGTTTTGAATTTGCAGTAACCTGCGGCTTCTCATAAGCTTTTTTCACAGTACACCCCATCTGTTGCTTGAGCCTTACGACGGATACTTTTCCAGTATTTGTTAGTCAACAGCCTATTGTTATTTGGGCGAAAGATGTCACAAGAATAACACACTTGGTTGCTGAAACATGCAACGCGTGGCGGGCCACAATTCTGAAAACTCGAAATGGACACGCCGTGCTCGCCGATAGGGACCCTGCGGCAAGTGCTAAGAGGTGGAGCGGATCCACGATCCCGGTCTCATCCGAAAACGAACCGGATTGAACGTGTTGTGTTGTGAGAAAAAAGTGGCTCCCCGGGCCGGATTCGAACCAGCGACCAATTGATTAACAGTCAACTGCTCTACCACTGAGCTACCGGGGAACGGGCCATGATGTGGCGTGGGACGGCGTATAGAAAAGAAATACGCCCTTGCCAAGCCATTTCACAAAAAAAATCTTCTGCCTTGCGCATTCGCCTGCTCGTGGCCAAATGTGCCTGTGCGCCGCGACGTCCATGCGGTCAGCCAGGATTGGGAGAATGATGGCGGATAGCGGTTCGGATCGCCATTCGGTAAACGGTTCAGCGGGCAAGGTTCTTCGCATCGGCCCATACCGTATTCGCATGCCAGAAAGCCGGCTGCTGCGGATCGGGCTTGGTTGTCTCCTGATATTCTGCGGTATACTCGGCTTCTTGCCCGTTCTCGGCTTCTGGATGATCCCGCTTGGCCTGCTGGTGCTGTCGCATGATCTTCCAGCCGTGCGCCGTTGGCGTCGGCGTCTGGCCGTCAAATGGGGGCAGAGGAAGAGAAAACGGTGACAGGCTGCCCTGATTGCCAACGCTTCCGGGGATCAAGGCATTCATGGAACTGACACCGGTCAGAACGGATATTACCAAACTCAAGGTCGATGCGGTGGTCAATGCCGCAAACCCGTCTCTTATGGGAGGTGGTGGCGTCGATGGGGCGATCCACCGCGCCGGTGGGCCGGATATCCTTGCTGAATGCGGGGCGATTATCGACCGGATCGGGCGTTGTGAACCGGGGCAGGCTGTTATCACACATGCCGGACGTCTTCCGGCCCGTTTTGTCATTCACACGGTCGGTCCGGTGTGGCGTGGAGGTGGCGAGGGGGAAGAGCACGTGCTGGCGTGCTGTTATCAAGCAAGTTTGCAGCTGTGCTTCGAAAACGGCCTGCGCTCCGTGGCGTTTCCCAATATCAGCACCGGCATTTACGGTTACCCAAAACAGGCCGCTGCGAAAACGGCAATCGAGACAATCAAAGCGGCCGCCGTCTGCGATCAGATGGAGGCGATTTTCCTGTGCTGTTTTGACTGGGAGAACTTCCAAATCTATCAGGAATTACTTCGGGTTGAGTGAGCAAATACATAGCGTGAAGCGGCTGTGTGTCGGCGACTGCGAATGACACAGCGGCAACCGATAGCTGCCGGTTACGTTTCGGCAACCTAAAGCTTTTTGAATCTGCGGATTTGCAGCAATGCCCTCTTGCGCATCCGTGGTTTTCATTCTAAGTGCGGGCGTCGGTTGAACAGACCGGCCTTGCGAGGCCTCGTGGCGGAATGGTTACGCAGAGGACTGCAAATCCTTCTATCCCGGTTCGATTCCGGGCGAGGCCTCCAGCAAATCTCATTTTTCATAGTTCTTACAATCGCATAGCGCGTAACGCGCCGTGGCGGGGCTTTCTCGAGTTACAGGCCCATGGCCCGATCGGACCCGGGCTGTGCCGAGTGGCGATAAACACTTGTAATTCGGCCGCGAATATTTCTTGAACGGGTCATATGCTTGCCTGCGGCAGGGGGTTGGCGTACAAATATTTCTCTCAGCGTTTTGCAAAGTCGGGAATCCAAATGGACCGTGCAGCATTCTATGCGGCGCTGCGGCGTCGGTCGAGTGGCGTCTTTGGAACATCGCTTTCCCAACCGCAAGTTGACGGTATGGAGGGGATTATGGACGCCTTCGTCACCCACGGAGACGGCCGCCCCAAGACGCTGGCCTATGCTCTTGCCACGGCCTACCATGAAACAGGCCGCCAGATGATGCCGGTGCGCGAGGGATTTGCAAAAACCGACGCGCAGGCGCGCCAGCGGGTCAACCGCCTTGCTGCCCAGCGCGGACCGAATTCTGCCGTCGCCAAATATGCCAAGCCTCAACCGCCCCACGGTCACGTCTATTATGGTCGCGGTCAGGTGCAACTCACCTGGAAAAAGAACTACGAGACGTCCAGTGCGGATGCCGGCATCGACCTCGTTCGCTTTCCGGACAAGGTCCTTGATCCGGTGATCGGGGCGAGGATCCTTGTTCGCGGACTTCTGGACGGCCGGTGGAACGGTCATGGCCATGGTATTGCGCATTATCTGCCAGACAGCGGCACCGATGATCTGCGCAACGCGCGCCGGACAGTCAATATCACAGATAAATGGCAGCAGATCGCCGACTATTACCGGTCCTTCCTCGGAGCGATAGAGACGGCGGGTGGCGTGCCGACCACGGTGGTGTCTGAGGATGTCGATACGCCCACGGACACGCCAGGTGCTGAGGTGGGTTCGCCGGAAACGGAAGAGACGATCGAAACGGATACTGCCGCCGATGGTGGTGCAACGCCCCTGGACGGGCCGTCGGCGGGCCATGATGAGCCTGACGCGCCGGATGTGGCAGACGCGCCCGTCATCGCGGAAGACCCGGTCATCCCGGATGCCCCGGTTGTTCCGGAGGTAGCTGATGTTGCTCCCGAGCCTCCTAAAACCGGGCTCGGAGCGCTTTGGGACAATGTTGTCGGCTTCTTCACCGGCCGGAGCCGATGAGCCTTGCGTTGGTGCAGTCTCAAGACCGAAAAACCTGCTCCCGAAAACGTGATTTCCGGGCCGTCGCCTGACCATTGCGGCACCGGTTTGGCGTATCCATATCTCTTTCAGTTGCCCCGCCTTAGGGCGGCGGAGGGGATAGCGCTCTCCTTGCGAACCCCGACCGTAACTCGACCCGCGCAGCGCCGGATGTCACCGCGTTTGCAGGCGCTCAGGCGGGGCAACAAATCTTTCTTTCCTGCATATCGTGACAATGCCAAATTGACGGCCATATTGATTGCTGTTGATATGCTTCGGTTGAGTGCGTAAGGGGTAGCAGCTGGTCGGCTCGCTGCAGCCCGCGTGGCGCAGGACCGTCTGGCATGGCGTCTCAAACGACGACCTGAAGAACAATAAAAGGATTGCGGCACTGGCAGCTTCCGAAACCGATCGCACGGCGAAAGCGGATGTCATCCTGGCGGGCGGCGGCCTTGCCGGCTGTATCGTGGCGCTGCGTTTGGCCGAATGCGGGATGAGGATCCTGATTGTCGAAGCCTCAGAGCGTATATGCGGCAATCACACCTGGTCGTTTCACAAGACCGATATATCACCGCTTGACTATGAGCGGCTGAGGCCAGCCATCGGTTACGAGTGGTCCGGGCAGCAGGTCATCTTTCCCGAATTCAAACGAAAACTGTCCACGCCCTATGCCAGCCTGACGTCGGAGCGTCTGCGCGACACGGTCTATGCGGCAGACGGCATTGAGGTTCTTGAAAACACACGGATCGAGCAGATTGCCGAAGATGGTGTCGTCCTGTCCGATGGTTCGCAGATTTCCGCAGCGTGTGTGATCGACAGCCGGGGTTTTGCGCCGTCCGAAGGCCTCAAGCTTGGCTATCAGAAATTTGTCGGTATCGAACTGGAGCTTGGCAAGGCGCATGGCGAGGATGTTCCGACGATCATGGATGCCTCGGTGGATCAACTCGACGGCTACCGGTTCTTCTACGTGCTGCCCCTGTCAGACAC
This portion of the Hoeflea prorocentri genome encodes:
- a CDS encoding O-acetyl-ADP-ribose deacetylase, translated to MELTPVRTDITKLKVDAVVNAANPSLMGGGGVDGAIHRAGGPDILAECGAIIDRIGRCEPGQAVITHAGRLPARFVIHTVGPVWRGGGEGEEHVLACCYQASLQLCFENGLRSVAFPNISTGIYGYPKQAAAKTAIETIKAAAVCDQMEAIFLCCFDWENFQIYQELLRVE
- a CDS encoding glycoside hydrolase family 19 protein produces the protein MDRAAFYAALRRRSSGVFGTSLSQPQVDGMEGIMDAFVTHGDGRPKTLAYALATAYHETGRQMMPVREGFAKTDAQARQRVNRLAAQRGPNSAVAKYAKPQPPHGHVYYGRGQVQLTWKKNYETSSADAGIDLVRFPDKVLDPVIGARILVRGLLDGRWNGHGHGIAHYLPDSGTDDLRNARRTVNITDKWQQIADYYRSFLGAIETAGGVPTTVVSEDVDTPTDTPGAEVGSPETEETIETDTAADGGATPLDGPSAGHDEPDAPDVADAPVIAEDPVIPDAPVVPEVADVAPEPPKTGLGALWDNVVGFFTGRSR